The Streptomyces sp. NBC_00691 genome has a segment encoding these proteins:
- a CDS encoding 1-aminocyclopropane-1-carboxylate deaminase/D-cysteine desulfhydrase — protein sequence MNAFDLSRLRPRLPSPLEPVEDERFTRRGLTLALKREDLIHPDLPGNKWRKLALNLEAAGGRPVLTFGGAYSNHLRAVAAAGRLLGFPTVGIVRGDELAGRPLNPSLARCAADGMRLVFVDRATYRAKNDPATRATLLERAPAGAYVVPEGGSNALAVQGCLELGRELAGAADTVAIACGTGGTLAGLAAGLAPGQRALGVPVLKGGFLGGEVRALQVAAFGGPRGDWRLDERFHGGGYARVSPALDVFARDFEARHGLAIERLYVAKMLLGLTTLAEEGAFPAGTRLVAVVTGAPDAPRPEDGTVQEQGSRPDDGTQPAVSSR from the coding sequence GTGAACGCGTTCGACCTCTCCCGCCTGCGGCCCCGGCTCCCCTCACCCCTGGAGCCGGTGGAGGACGAGCGCTTCACCCGGCGCGGGCTCACGCTCGCGCTCAAGCGCGAGGACCTCATCCATCCCGATCTGCCGGGCAACAAGTGGCGCAAGCTCGCGCTCAACCTGGAGGCGGCGGGCGGCCGTCCCGTGCTGACCTTCGGCGGCGCGTACTCCAACCATCTGCGCGCGGTCGCGGCCGCCGGACGGCTGCTCGGCTTCCCCACGGTCGGGATCGTGCGCGGCGACGAGCTGGCCGGACGGCCGCTCAACCCCTCGCTCGCGCGGTGCGCGGCGGACGGGATGCGGCTCGTCTTCGTGGACCGGGCCACGTACCGCGCGAAGAACGACCCGGCCACGCGCGCGACGCTCCTGGAACGGGCCCCCGCGGGCGCGTACGTGGTCCCGGAGGGCGGCAGCAACGCGCTCGCCGTCCAGGGCTGCCTGGAGCTGGGCCGGGAGCTCGCCGGGGCGGCGGACACGGTCGCCATCGCCTGCGGCACGGGCGGCACCCTGGCGGGCCTCGCGGCCGGCCTGGCCCCCGGGCAGCGCGCTCTGGGCGTCCCGGTCCTCAAGGGCGGTTTCCTGGGCGGAGAGGTACGCGCCCTCCAGGTGGCGGCGTTCGGCGGCCCGCGCGGCGACTGGCGCCTGGACGAGCGCTTCCACGGCGGCGGCTACGCGCGCGTGTCCCCGGCTCTCGACGTGTTCGCACGCGACTTCGAGGCGCGGCACGGACTCGCCATCGAGCGGCTGTATGTGGCCAAAATGCTGCTCGGCCTCACGACCCTGGCGGAGGAGGGCGCGTTCCCGGCGGGCACCCGGCTCGTGGCGGTCGTGACGGGCGCCCCGGACGCGCCCCGGCCGGAGGACGGGACCGTTCAGGAGCAGGGGTCCCGGCCGGACGACGGGACTCAGCCCGCGGTCTCCTCGCGGTAG
- a CDS encoding N-acetylmuramoyl-L-alanine amidase, with the protein MSTPMSASRFLGALRDAGLAVVQVGEWSTHNRNHKGPWGPVHGVMIHHTVTRGTAQTVRICRDGHAGLPGPLCHGVIAKDGTVHLVGYGRANHAGLGDDEVLRAVIAEQGLPRDDEATTDGNRYFYGFECENLGDGRDPWPKVQLEAIAKAAAALCRVHGWTQRSVIGHLEWQPGKVDPRGFTMASMRERVAEHLR; encoded by the coding sequence CGCGCTGCGCGACGCGGGCCTCGCGGTCGTCCAGGTCGGCGAATGGTCCACCCACAACCGCAACCACAAGGGCCCCTGGGGCCCCGTGCACGGCGTGATGATCCACCACACCGTGACCCGCGGCACCGCCCAGACCGTCCGCATCTGCCGGGACGGCCACGCCGGCCTGCCCGGGCCGCTCTGCCACGGCGTGATCGCCAAGGACGGCACCGTCCATCTCGTCGGCTACGGCCGCGCGAACCACGCGGGCCTCGGCGACGACGAGGTCCTCAGGGCGGTCATCGCCGAGCAGGGCCTGCCCCGGGACGACGAGGCCACCACGGACGGCAACCGGTACTTCTACGGCTTCGAGTGCGAGAACCTCGGCGACGGCAGAGACCCGTGGCCGAAGGTCCAGCTGGAGGCGATCGCGAAGGCGGCGGCCGCGCTGTGCCGGGTGCACGGCTGGACTCAGCGCTCGGTCATCGGGCACCTGGAGTGGCAGCCGGGGAAGGTGGACCCGCGCGGCTTCACGATGGCCTCGATGCGCGAGCGGGTGGCCGAGCACCTGCGCTGA
- a CDS encoding Na+/H+ antiporter yields the protein MDALQLVALVAASAAIAGLARRTPVPAPLLLVAVGLAAAYVPGVPDYTLDPHIVLPLILPPLLYTAAVDSSYLDLRANIRPVALLSVGYVLFATVAVGWLAYVLVPDLPLTAALVLGAVVAPPDAVAATAIARKLGLPNRITTILQGESLVNDATAITAYKVALAAAVGEGLSWAGGLGEFALAALGGIGVGLVLMVPIHWLRRGLGDSLLQNTLSLLIPFVAYAAAEEVHASGVLAVVVVGLFLGHRAWQVDFATRLQEEAVWKMVAFVLESAVFALIGLQLPYVVQGLGQYGMAEAAWYAIGVFVAVVVVRFVWVYPATFLPRLSARVREREPGVDWRAPLVVGWAGMRGVVSLAIAFSIPVVTDGVEFPARNLVLFLTFTTVIGTLVVQGLTLPPLIRFLKLPGKDRYAETLAEAQAQSEASQAAEERLDALLADERNALPKPLADRLRTVLERRRNAVWERLGAVNEVTGETADDTYRRLSREMIDAEREVFVRLRDARRIDDEMMRTLLRRLDLEEAAAYREETAG from the coding sequence ATGGACGCTCTACAACTGGTGGCACTCGTGGCCGCGAGCGCGGCGATCGCGGGGCTCGCCCGCAGGACCCCGGTGCCCGCGCCGCTCCTCCTGGTCGCCGTCGGTCTCGCCGCCGCCTACGTGCCCGGAGTGCCGGACTACACCCTCGACCCGCACATCGTGCTGCCGCTGATCCTGCCCCCGCTCCTCTACACGGCGGCCGTCGACTCCTCCTACCTCGACCTGCGGGCCAACATCCGGCCCGTCGCACTGCTCTCCGTCGGGTACGTCCTCTTCGCCACCGTGGCCGTGGGCTGGCTCGCGTACGTCCTCGTGCCCGACCTGCCGCTCACCGCCGCCCTGGTGCTCGGCGCGGTCGTCGCCCCGCCGGACGCGGTCGCCGCCACGGCCATCGCCCGCAAGCTCGGGCTGCCGAACCGGATCACCACGATCCTCCAGGGCGAGTCCCTGGTGAACGACGCCACCGCCATCACCGCGTACAAGGTCGCCCTCGCGGCGGCCGTCGGCGAGGGGCTGAGCTGGGCCGGCGGCCTCGGGGAGTTCGCCCTCGCGGCCCTCGGCGGCATCGGCGTCGGACTGGTCCTCATGGTCCCCATCCACTGGCTGCGCCGGGGTCTCGGCGACTCCCTCCTGCAGAACACCCTCTCCCTCCTCATCCCCTTCGTCGCCTACGCGGCGGCCGAGGAGGTGCACGCCTCCGGTGTCCTGGCCGTCGTCGTGGTCGGCCTCTTCCTCGGCCACCGCGCCTGGCAGGTCGACTTCGCGACCCGCCTCCAGGAGGAGGCCGTCTGGAAGATGGTCGCCTTCGTCCTGGAGTCCGCCGTCTTCGCCCTGATCGGCCTTCAGCTGCCGTACGTCGTCCAGGGGCTGGGGCAGTACGGGATGGCCGAGGCGGCCTGGTACGCGATCGGGGTCTTCGTCGCGGTGGTCGTGGTCCGCTTCGTCTGGGTCTACCCGGCGACCTTCCTGCCCCGGCTCTCCGCCCGGGTCCGGGAACGGGAGCCGGGGGTGGACTGGAGAGCCCCGCTCGTCGTCGGCTGGGCCGGCATGCGCGGAGTGGTCTCGCTCGCCATCGCCTTCTCCATCCCCGTGGTCACCGACGGCGTGGAGTTCCCGGCCCGCAACCTCGTCCTCTTCCTCACCTTCACCACCGTCATCGGCACCCTGGTGGTGCAGGGCCTCACCCTCCCTCCGCTCATCCGCTTCCTGAAGCTCCCCGGAAAGGACCGGTACGCCGAGACCCTGGCCGAGGCACAGGCGCAGAGCGAGGCCTCGCAGGCCGCCGAGGAGCGCCTCGACGCACTGCTCGCCGACGAGCGCAACGCCCTGCCGAAGCCCCTCGCCGACCGGCTCCGCACGGTCCTGGAACGACGCCGCAACGCGGTCTGGGAGCGGCTCGGCGCGGTCAACGAGGTCACCGGGGAGACCGCGGACGACACCTACCGGCGGCTGTCGCGGGAGATGATCGACGCCGAGCGGGAGGTCTTCGTGCGGCTGCGGGACGCCCGGCGGATCGACGACGAGATGATGCGGACGCTGCTCCGCCGGCTCGACCTGGAGGAGGCGGCCGCCTACCGCGAGGAGACCGCGGGCTGA